One part of the Aurantibacillus circumpalustris genome encodes these proteins:
- a CDS encoding sugar transferase, with protein sequence MLKRLFDIIFSALGLIILLPFMLLIAVFIGLTSKGGVFYRQERVGKLGKKFKLYKFRTMKSDSDKLGLLTVGGRDQRITSIGYYLRKYKLDEFPQLLNVLFGTMSIVGPRPEVRKYVDLYTDDQKKVLNVKPGITDYASLEYFSENDLLAKSSNPEETYIKEILPAKLALNKKYISEAGLITDIKVILRTLAKIVS encoded by the coding sequence ATGTTAAAGCGCTTATTCGATATAATTTTTTCTGCTTTAGGATTAATTATTCTTTTACCTTTTATGTTACTCATTGCTGTTTTTATTGGATTAACATCTAAGGGAGGTGTGTTTTATAGACAAGAAAGAGTAGGGAAGCTGGGAAAAAAATTTAAGCTTTATAAGTTCAGAACAATGAAAAGTGATTCTGATAAATTAGGATTATTAACTGTTGGCGGAAGAGACCAAAGAATTACGAGTATTGGTTATTATCTGAGAAAATATAAACTGGACGAGTTCCCACAACTATTAAATGTTTTATTTGGCACAATGAGTATTGTTGGTCCTAGGCCTGAGGTAAGAAAATATGTTGATCTTTACACTGATGATCAAAAAAAAGTTTTAAATGTAAAGCCTGGAATAACTGATTACGCTTCTTTAGAATATTTTAGTGAAAATGATTTATTAGCGAAATCATCAAACCCAGAAGAGACTTACATTAAAGAAATTTTACCGGCAAAATTAGCGCTCAATAAAAAGTACATTTCTGAAGCGGGTCTAATAACAGATATAAAAGTGATTCTAAGAACGCTAGCTAAGATAGTTTCATAG
- a CDS encoding DegT/DnrJ/EryC1/StrS family aminotransferase produces the protein MIPFSPPRIDDKICNEVVAALKSGWITTGPRTKTFEKKITEYCGNRNTLCLNSATAGLEIMLRWFGVKEGDEVILPAYTYSATANVVIHCGATPVFVDVNRTDFNISILEIEKAITEKTKVIMPVDFGGLPCDYDEMNALAKKYSSKFKAATENQKKLARILVLSDSAHSFGASYKGKKTGSLTDVSVFSFHAVKNLSTAEGGAVALNLPEPFDNLEVYNKLCVSALHGQNKDALAKTQKGNWKYDIVEAGYKCNMTDITAAIGLVELERYDSDTLVKRKHIADLYSDFLKKDARFEIPIFTVDAKQSCYHLFPLRIIGITEQQRDRIIQEIFDADVSVNVHFIPVPAMSFYKDLGYDVNDYKNTLNNFQREITLPLFYDLTDDQIETVVNAVMAAVNKVC, from the coding sequence ATGATTCCTTTTTCACCACCACGTATAGATGATAAAATTTGTAATGAAGTTGTAGCAGCTCTTAAAAGCGGATGGATTACAACTGGTCCCCGCACAAAAACCTTTGAAAAAAAAATAACAGAGTACTGCGGAAATAGAAATACACTTTGCCTGAATTCAGCAACGGCTGGTTTAGAAATAATGTTGCGCTGGTTTGGTGTGAAAGAAGGCGATGAGGTTATTCTGCCGGCATATACTTATTCTGCTACAGCTAATGTTGTTATTCACTGCGGTGCGACTCCTGTTTTTGTGGATGTGAATAGAACGGATTTTAATATCAGTATTTTAGAAATCGAGAAGGCTATTACAGAAAAAACAAAAGTAATCATGCCAGTTGATTTTGGTGGTTTGCCATGCGATTACGATGAAATGAATGCCTTAGCGAAAAAGTATTCATCAAAATTTAAAGCTGCAACAGAAAATCAAAAAAAACTAGCACGCATTTTGGTTTTAAGTGATTCCGCACATTCTTTTGGAGCTAGTTATAAAGGAAAAAAAACAGGTTCACTAACAGATGTGAGTGTGTTTTCCTTTCACGCAGTTAAAAACCTTTCTACGGCAGAAGGAGGTGCGGTTGCCTTAAACCTGCCTGAACCATTTGATAATCTTGAGGTGTATAATAAGTTGTGTGTAAGCGCTTTACATGGACAAAATAAAGATGCCCTCGCAAAAACTCAAAAAGGAAATTGGAAGTATGATATTGTTGAAGCTGGTTATAAATGCAATATGACTGACATTACTGCGGCCATTGGACTCGTTGAATTAGAGCGTTACGATTCTGATACTTTGGTAAAACGAAAACACATCGCGGATTTATATTCTGACTTTTTGAAAAAAGATGCGCGCTTTGAAATTCCTATTTTTACAGTAGATGCAAAACAAAGTTGTTATCATTTATTTCCGTTAAGAATTATTGGTATAACTGAACAACAACGTGATAGAATCATTCAGGAGATTTTTGATGCAGATGTAAGTGTGAATGTGCATTTTATTCCCGTTCCCGCTATGAGTTTTTATAAAGATTTGGGTTATGATGTGAATGACTATAAAAACACACTTAATAATTTTCAAAGAGAAATTACCTTGCCTTTGTTTTATGATTTAACGGACGACCAAATTGAAACTGTTGTAAATGCTGTTATGGCGGCTGTAAATAAAGTATGTTAA
- a CDS encoding Smr/MutS family protein, with translation MKLRIGDKVSFLNEVGEGVVSRIKDKDTVFVEMPDGFEIPFLIKQLVPIHTELILDKDAENIELNPEAHLTDAIYFVIEPDHDFASLISDYKLYLFNASSFNIAYSYSIKDEEYFQTVKHGEVGPYQKVLLRQVKLQFFKDYFYHKIECLLFKNTFFKAQTPVTEVIHITQKTLMDTKTIKHDEFKYPVYGFLLKGEFASTNKVEPELNLIDMAKLKAIKEFRSKEKVSKSSREYLKSLEKEVDLHIEELIENTNGLSNFEMLNIQLERFEKELDEALEKNMKKLIFIHGVGNGRLRQEIASVLKKTKGVSFQDASYKEYGYGATQVNIL, from the coding sequence ATGAAATTAAGAATTGGAGATAAAGTAAGTTTTTTAAATGAAGTGGGTGAAGGCGTTGTTTCTCGCATAAAAGATAAAGACACAGTTTTTGTTGAAATGCCTGATGGTTTTGAAATTCCTTTTTTAATTAAGCAGTTAGTTCCCATTCATACAGAATTGATTCTTGATAAGGATGCTGAAAATATTGAGCTTAATCCGGAAGCACATTTAACTGATGCGATTTATTTTGTAATTGAACCTGATCATGATTTTGCTTCTTTAATTAGTGATTACAAACTCTACTTGTTTAACGCTTCTTCTTTTAATATTGCCTACTCTTATTCAATAAAAGATGAAGAGTATTTTCAAACAGTGAAACATGGTGAGGTTGGGCCTTATCAAAAGGTTCTGTTAAGACAGGTAAAACTGCAATTTTTTAAAGATTACTTTTATCATAAAATAGAATGCTTACTTTTTAAAAATACTTTTTTTAAAGCTCAAACTCCTGTAACCGAGGTAATACACATTACTCAAAAAACTTTAATGGACACTAAAACCATCAAGCACGACGAGTTTAAGTACCCTGTTTACGGGTTTTTGCTTAAGGGTGAGTTTGCAAGCACTAATAAAGTGGAACCGGAATTAAATTTGATTGATATGGCCAAACTAAAAGCTATTAAAGAATTCCGATCCAAAGAGAAAGTCTCTAAGTCTTCAAGAGAATATCTTAAATCACTTGAAAAGGAGGTCGATTTGCATATTGAAGAGTTGATAGAGAATACAAACGGTCTTAGTAATTTTGAAATGCTAAATATTCAATTAGAAAGGTTTGAAAAGGAACTTGACGAAGCACTTGAAAAAAACATGAAGAAACTCATTTTTATTCATGGAGTTGGAAATGGCCGCTTGCGACAAGAAATAGCCTCGGTGCTTAAGAAAACCAAAGGAGTAAGTTTTCAAGATGCTTCTTACAAGGAGTATGGATATGGAGCTACCCAAGTAAATATTTTATAA
- a CDS encoding ComEC/Rec2 family competence protein yields the protein MKAFTSIPFFRILIPFVVGILIGLKFDTPHLSFYFTLMLFIPIIFLMVYQSGKRSYKWLFLIFADLFLFLFGMNLCEQNNLGKQTSYYGNQIDTDSLITFMATISDVPTEKEKFVKCRLTVNEVKSNNSFVSVKGTIYGYFRKSKQTNSLQAGKTLLIKAHLQELSPPKNSYEFDYRNYLSNKQIYHTAFIDSNAYTSLNVKSQLNPVWNLGLTCKQLLLMRLKNSELTINARAVCAALITGYDAEIDKSVMEAFSHSGTLHVLSVSGLHTGLIYLALGFLFNFFDKKNKYKLLRFVFITLCLWFFALITGFSAPVLRAVIMFNLLGFGRIYFRANYRHQINILLVSAFLLLLYNPYFIIDVGFLLSYFALFGLLYFQPRFSRLWQPENKSLNYIWQSVTASMAATLSTLPITLFYFKQFPLWFFVCNIVVVPATFLVLILTVFVVFKINVFAILINYLIAGLIWFINLFNSKNIGYIDAIHFSFIDVLFLSIFIIILSIAIQYRSHKQLIFSIIILITWQFFSLIESYTAKTKSLLTVYNLRNKSSVAIKNKTKVQLSKATEADYNFSVKPHITSFNYPQVMTSSFNALVTKNGFILFLNKMNFWPQVDYKKVNTLIVQNNFKLSKEDLSKFKNLRTIIMDASNNNYTLAKTEELSRNFDLEFYNTKYKGAYLLELQ from the coding sequence ATGAAAGCTTTTACGAGCATCCCATTTTTCAGAATTCTTATTCCTTTTGTGGTTGGTATACTTATCGGTTTAAAATTCGATACTCCGCATTTGTCGTTTTATTTCACGTTGATGCTTTTTATTCCTATTATTTTTTTGATGGTATACCAATCGGGCAAGCGCTCATATAAATGGTTGTTTTTAATATTTGCGGATTTGTTTCTGTTTTTATTCGGCATGAATCTTTGCGAACAAAATAATTTAGGCAAACAAACAAGTTATTATGGAAACCAGATAGATACTGACTCGCTAATTACCTTCATGGCGACAATAAGTGATGTTCCAACCGAAAAGGAGAAATTTGTAAAGTGCCGTTTAACGGTTAACGAAGTGAAATCGAATAATAGTTTTGTTTCTGTTAAAGGAACTATTTATGGGTATTTTAGAAAGTCAAAACAAACAAATTCTTTACAGGCTGGGAAAACCTTGTTGATAAAGGCACATTTGCAGGAGCTTTCTCCACCAAAAAATAGTTATGAGTTTGATTATAGAAATTATCTCTCAAATAAACAGATTTACCATACAGCCTTTATTGATTCGAATGCTTATACAAGTCTAAATGTAAAGAGTCAATTAAATCCTGTTTGGAATTTAGGCTTAACATGTAAACAGCTTCTCTTAATGCGCTTGAAAAATAGCGAGCTAACTATAAATGCCAGAGCCGTATGTGCCGCTCTAATTACTGGTTATGATGCTGAGATAGATAAGTCTGTTATGGAGGCATTTTCGCATTCGGGTACACTGCATGTTTTATCCGTCTCGGGACTTCACACTGGGCTTATTTATCTTGCTTTAGGTTTTCTGTTTAATTTTTTTGATAAAAAAAACAAATACAAACTACTAAGGTTTGTTTTTATTACCTTGTGTCTATGGTTTTTCGCACTCATTACGGGTTTTTCGGCACCTGTTTTGAGAGCGGTTATTATGTTTAATCTGCTCGGTTTTGGGAGAATTTATTTTAGAGCAAATTACCGGCATCAAATAAATATTTTATTGGTTTCTGCTTTTTTACTGCTGTTGTATAATCCATATTTTATTATTGATGTTGGTTTTTTATTAAGTTATTTTGCTTTGTTTGGATTGCTTTATTTTCAACCGAGATTCTCTCGGTTATGGCAACCTGAAAATAAGTCGTTGAATTACATCTGGCAGAGTGTAACCGCTTCAATGGCAGCTACTTTAAGTACATTACCCATTACACTTTTTTACTTTAAACAATTTCCCTTATGGTTTTTTGTTTGCAACATCGTTGTAGTGCCAGCAACCTTTCTTGTGCTTATATTGACTGTGTTCGTAGTATTTAAAATAAATGTTTTTGCTATACTTATAAATTACCTAATTGCTGGTTTGATCTGGTTTATTAATTTGTTTAACTCTAAAAATATCGGATATATTGACGCGATTCATTTCAGTTTTATAGATGTTCTTTTTCTATCCATTTTTATTATAATACTTTCAATAGCTATTCAATATAGATCACATAAACAATTGATTTTTAGCATTATAATACTTATTACGTGGCAGTTTTTCAGTTTGATTGAATCCTATACTGCTAAAACAAAATCGCTTTTGACTGTATATAATTTAAGAAATAAAAGTAGCGTAGCGATTAAGAATAAAACTAAAGTGCAGTTGAGTAAAGCAACAGAGGCTGATTATAATTTTAGTGTTAAACCACATATCACGTCGTTTAACTATCCTCAAGTTATGACTTCGAGCTTTAATGCATTGGTGACAAAAAATGGATTTATTCTCTTTTTAAACAAGATGAACTTTTGGCCTCAGGTTGATTATAAAAAGGTAAATACCCTCATAGTTCAGAATAACTTTAAATTATCAAAAGAAGATTTAAGTAAGTTTAAGAATCTTAGAACCATAATAATGGACGCCTCAAATAATAACTATACGCTTGCAAAGACAGAAGAATTAAGTCGTAACTTCGACCTTGAATTTTATAATACTAAATACAAAGGAGCTTATCTGCTTGAATTGCAATGA
- a CDS encoding M43 family zinc metalloprotease yields MKKQLTKISTLALTLLSFVAFSQEKVQPCNTYEAMEQHFANDPQARKNYEAAQEELRMQLENPVSKSTAAFEYTIPVVFHVIYDCNGVTITDAALQQVLQDVNNDFARKSPDTNLVDQPFRSSYINSDIKFMFATKDPNGNCINGIVRHYDPERSKWEQTKASGFLSSNYWAYTWNPTKYLNIYVVADIAPQGTVTGGGIIVGYTYRPGTWPTYDNHDAIIYNVNYLTGSSGGIPKSRSLTHEIGHWLSLAHTFGNTNNPGVTCSDDGITDTPVTRGEFGGCTPSAPCTQTNPAMAGLNNIQNIMNYSDCSRNFTSGQTTNMRNSLASSVSGRDNLSTLPNLALTNVDGTGLCSPVAEFYATNCTFTVCSGSSLTFKNYSYNGAITSMQWAADNGAIVASPNASLTVVQFPNVGSTNVTFTVSNGQGFDIKNKTITVVDKTAAFFPMSMESFENPGLPANWAITNVENDATTWIQTNDAAYDQITSYRIEGSNNQPNNTDMLQMPVMDVLNSPNDVLEFAYAYRQYVLNQNDVLKIEGSKDCGGTWQNIYALNANYMQNGSGGVSTDYFIPAEYEWKTYVISSHPNWQSYKTSSNVMVRFSFIEGTNGFGNNIYIDAIKWTSLVGVNQLTKSIRFNLFPNPSNGEANVSFTLSDPATVKVSVLDITGREVLPVVENNYNPGEQTITINKNNTLSKGVYFVNLTHNGAKMSHKLIID; encoded by the coding sequence ATGAAAAAACAGTTAACTAAGATCTCAACTCTTGCCCTTACACTCCTCTCATTTGTTGCTTTTTCGCAAGAGAAAGTACAACCTTGTAATACATACGAGGCCATGGAGCAGCATTTTGCGAATGATCCTCAGGCAAGAAAAAATTATGAGGCAGCTCAAGAAGAATTAAGAATGCAATTAGAAAACCCAGTCTCAAAATCGACTGCGGCTTTTGAATATACTATTCCGGTAGTTTTTCATGTGATCTACGATTGTAATGGTGTAACAATTACTGATGCGGCGCTGCAACAAGTGCTTCAGGATGTAAACAATGATTTTGCTCGCAAAAGTCCGGATACCAATCTAGTCGACCAACCTTTTAGATCATCGTACATAAATTCAGACATAAAATTTATGTTTGCAACCAAAGATCCAAATGGTAATTGCATTAATGGGATAGTAAGACACTATGATCCAGAAAGATCGAAATGGGAGCAAACTAAAGCAAGTGGCTTTCTTAGTAGCAACTATTGGGCTTATACCTGGAACCCGACGAAATATTTAAACATTTATGTTGTGGCCGATATTGCGCCTCAAGGAACTGTAACGGGTGGTGGAATTATTGTTGGTTATACATACAGACCAGGAACCTGGCCAACGTATGACAACCATGATGCCATTATTTACAATGTGAATTATTTGACCGGATCAAGTGGTGGAATTCCTAAATCACGCTCTTTGACGCATGAGATCGGTCATTGGTTAAGTTTAGCACATACGTTCGGAAATACCAATAATCCTGGAGTTACTTGTTCTGATGACGGTATTACAGATACTCCTGTAACGAGGGGAGAGTTTGGTGGTTGCACGCCAAGCGCGCCTTGTACGCAGACTAATCCAGCAATGGCGGGTCTTAACAATATTCAGAATATTATGAATTATTCTGATTGTTCAAGAAATTTCACGTCCGGTCAAACAACTAATATGCGTAATTCGCTTGCTTCATCTGTTAGTGGAAGAGATAATCTATCCACTCTTCCTAATTTGGCTCTTACAAATGTTGATGGTACTGGCTTATGCAGCCCAGTGGCAGAATTTTACGCAACGAATTGCACTTTTACTGTGTGTTCTGGGTCTTCCTTAACTTTTAAAAACTATTCTTACAATGGTGCTATTACTAGTATGCAATGGGCTGCTGATAATGGCGCAATAGTTGCGAGTCCTAACGCAAGTTTGACAGTTGTTCAATTTCCAAATGTGGGTAGCACAAACGTTACTTTTACGGTTAGTAACGGGCAGGGATTTGATATTAAAAATAAAACGATAACCGTTGTTGATAAAACGGCAGCTTTTTTTCCAATGTCTATGGAAAGTTTTGAAAATCCTGGTTTACCTGCTAATTGGGCGATTACAAATGTAGAAAATGATGCAACTACTTGGATTCAAACTAACGATGCTGCATACGATCAAATAACTTCATACAGAATAGAAGGGTCAAATAATCAACCTAATAATACAGACATGCTTCAAATGCCCGTTATGGATGTTTTAAACAGTCCTAATGATGTTCTTGAATTTGCTTATGCTTACAGACAATATGTTCTGAATCAAAATGACGTGTTAAAAATAGAAGGATCTAAGGATTGCGGTGGTACGTGGCAAAATATTTACGCACTAAATGCAAATTATATGCAAAATGGTTCAGGTGGTGTGAGCACCGATTATTTTATACCTGCAGAATATGAATGGAAAACTTATGTAATTTCATCGCATCCTAACTGGCAATCATATAAAACGTCGAGCAACGTAATGGTACGTTTTAGTTTTATTGAAGGAACAAATGGTTTTGGTAATAACATTTATATTGATGCGATTAAATGGACTTCGCTTGTTGGTGTAAATCAACTTACAAAAAGCATACGTTTTAATTTATTTCCTAATCCTTCAAATGGAGAGGCTAACGTTAGTTTTACCTTAAGTGATCCCGCAACCGTTAAAGTGAGCGTTTTAGATATTACGGGACGAGAAGTGTTACCAGTAGTAGAAAACAACTACAACCCGGGTGAACAAACTATTACCATCAACAAAAATAACACTTTGTCTAAAGGTGTTTATTTTGTAAACCTTACGCATAATGGTGCAAAAATGTCTCACAAATTAATTATAGACTAG
- a CDS encoding SPFH domain-containing protein codes for MMPIGTILLVVLVIMTFLLSFVTVQQGTIAITTIFGKFSRILRPGLNFKIPFIEKVFKKISVQNRSSELGFQAVTIDQANVNFTAMLLYSVINSDEETIKNVAFKFIDERNFMQALVRSVEGSVRAFVATKKQSEVLILRRDIVEAVKDQLDRTLEEWGYHLIDLQLNDITFDDEVMRSMAKVVASNNLKSAAENEGQALLITRTKAAEAEGNFIKISAQAEKDASQLKGEGIALFRQEVAKGMAGAAKEMEGANLDSSLILFSMWTEAVKNFAQEGKGNVIFLDGSVDGMQKTMKDMMALNQINQTTKNK; via the coding sequence ATGATGCCAATCGGAACAATATTACTGGTAGTTCTTGTTATAATGACTTTTTTATTGTCGTTTGTTACGGTTCAGCAGGGTACAATAGCTATCACAACTATTTTCGGAAAATTTAGCCGAATTTTAAGACCTGGATTAAATTTTAAAATCCCGTTTATAGAAAAAGTATTTAAAAAAATATCGGTACAAAACAGAAGTTCAGAACTTGGCTTTCAGGCGGTTACGATAGATCAGGCGAATGTAAACTTTACAGCAATGTTATTGTATTCGGTGATCAATAGCGATGAAGAAACAATTAAAAATGTAGCGTTTAAGTTTATTGATGAACGTAATTTTATGCAAGCGCTCGTGCGTTCGGTTGAAGGTTCTGTTAGAGCTTTTGTTGCTACAAAAAAGCAATCAGAGGTTCTGATTTTAAGAAGAGATATTGTTGAAGCCGTGAAAGACCAGCTAGATAGGACTTTAGAAGAATGGGGATACCACCTGATCGATTTGCAGCTTAACGACATTACTTTTGATGATGAAGTTATGCGCTCAATGGCAAAAGTAGTTGCTAGTAATAATTTAAAATCCGCCGCCGAAAATGAAGGTCAGGCACTTTTAATCACAAGAACTAAGGCTGCTGAAGCCGAAGGTAATTTTATAAAGATTTCAGCACAGGCTGAAAAGGATGCTTCTCAGCTTAAAGGAGAAGGCATAGCTTTGTTTAGGCAAGAAGTAGCAAAGGGTATGGCTGGTGCTGCAAAAGAAATGGAAGGTGCAAATCTCGATTCTTCTCTGATATTGTTTAGTATGTGGACGGAAGCTGTGAAAAACTTTGCACAAGAAGGAAAGGGAAATGTTATATTTTTGGACGGCAGTGTTGACGGCATGCAAAAAACCATGAAAGATATGATGGCATTGAATCAAATTAATCAAACGACAAAAAATAAATAA
- a CDS encoding tetratricopeptide repeat protein has translation MKVQFYKWFILGFIWLISSTCFSQVAKKDSVSSHEAAFKNASKLIDSAKYEQAIPLLKKATKENPNYWEAFNKMAYAKIKLKDYKNALKDLDKAEKIAPLNYQSIKLRAIAFYETNKFNEAKVAIDTAIYLLDDEKSDDPEIFYYRALLMFKGKSYKAALETCDNTLDIKPNYIEVIQLKGEIRFARKEYNYAIKDLSEALTLMDESNRNYYAYKLRAKSKFEVGDYGGAVLDWDAYIDGMPEEEEALVSRASAKINKNDNSGAINDLDLAIKINPKNPVSFCYRGVAKGGNKQYVEALNDLDFSIKLKFDYPAAYVNRAAIKMASKDKRGACEDLGKADGLGDEMAVRLYEKYCRDMQK, from the coding sequence GTGAAGGTACAGTTTTATAAGTGGTTCATATTAGGATTTATCTGGTTGATTAGTTCAACCTGCTTCTCTCAAGTTGCTAAAAAAGACTCAGTTAGCTCACATGAAGCCGCTTTTAAAAATGCTTCAAAACTCATTGATTCTGCAAAATACGAGCAAGCAATTCCTTTGTTAAAAAAAGCGACAAAAGAAAACCCGAACTATTGGGAAGCTTTTAACAAAATGGCTTATGCAAAAATTAAATTAAAAGATTACAAGAACGCATTAAAAGATCTCGATAAAGCCGAAAAAATTGCCCCACTTAATTATCAATCTATCAAATTAAGGGCAATCGCTTTTTATGAAACTAATAAATTTAATGAGGCCAAGGTGGCTATCGATACTGCTATTTATTTACTCGATGATGAAAAAAGTGATGATCCTGAGATTTTTTATTACCGTGCACTTTTAATGTTTAAAGGTAAAAGCTATAAAGCTGCGCTGGAAACCTGTGACAATACACTAGATATCAAACCTAACTATATCGAAGTGATTCAGCTAAAAGGCGAAATTCGTTTTGCAAGAAAAGAATACAATTATGCCATAAAAGATCTAAGTGAAGCTTTAACTTTAATGGATGAGAGCAACCGAAATTATTATGCTTACAAACTCAGAGCTAAAAGTAAATTTGAAGTGGGTGATTATGGAGGCGCAGTGCTTGATTGGGACGCTTACATTGATGGAATGCCTGAAGAGGAAGAAGCTTTGGTATCGCGTGCTTCTGCCAAAATAAATAAAAACGATAACTCCGGAGCAATTAATGATTTAGATTTGGCTATTAAAATCAATCCGAAAAACCCTGTAAGCTTCTGTTACCGGGGAGTAGCAAAAGGTGGCAACAAACAATACGTTGAAGCGCTCAATGATCTGGACTTTTCGATAAAACTAAAATTTGATTATCCAGCAGCGTATGTAAACAGAGCCGCGATAAAAATGGCAAGCAAAGATAAACGTGGTGCTTGCGAAGATTTGGGTAAAGCAGATGGACTGGGAGACGAAATGGCTGTGAGGCTTTACGAGAAGTACTGCCGTGATATGCAAAAATAA
- the ftsY gene encoding signal recognition particle-docking protein FtsY yields MSFFSKLFTKENKESLDQGLAKTKESFFGKITKAVAGKNTVDDEVLDNLEEILISGDVGVGTTIKIIKRIEERVKRDKYLGTNELNLILKEEIVNLLSENNKVPSHFTEPLTNKPHVIMVVGVNGVGKTTSIGKIAYQYKQAGKSVILGAADTFRAAAVDQLIIWGERVGVPVVNQGMGADPASVAFDTLSSAKAKDADVVIIDTAGRLHNKINLMNELTKIKNVMKKVVPDAPHEILLVLDGSTGQNAVEQCKQFTAATDVNALAITKLDGTAKGGVVIGISDEFKIPVKYIGVGEKMTDLQVFTANEFVDSLFSK; encoded by the coding sequence ATGAGTTTTTTTTCAAAGTTATTTACCAAAGAAAATAAAGAAAGCCTTGATCAAGGTCTTGCCAAGACCAAAGAGAGTTTTTTTGGAAAAATAACAAAAGCTGTTGCCGGAAAAAATACTGTTGATGATGAGGTATTAGATAATCTTGAAGAGATTTTAATTAGTGGTGATGTTGGTGTAGGCACAACAATTAAAATAATTAAACGAATTGAAGAGCGCGTAAAACGTGATAAATATCTTGGGACAAATGAACTCAATCTCATCCTAAAAGAAGAAATTGTAAATCTGTTATCAGAAAATAATAAAGTTCCAAGTCATTTTACAGAACCACTTACTAATAAGCCACATGTAATAATGGTGGTTGGCGTTAACGGTGTGGGTAAAACAACTAGTATAGGTAAAATCGCCTACCAATATAAACAGGCAGGTAAGTCTGTTATATTAGGTGCTGCTGACACGTTTAGAGCTGCTGCAGTAGATCAATTAATTATTTGGGGTGAAAGAGTAGGGGTACCTGTTGTTAATCAAGGTATGGGTGCTGATCCAGCCAGTGTAGCTTTTGACACCTTGAGCAGCGCAAAAGCAAAAGATGCCGATGTGGTTATTATTGATACCGCTGGACGTTTACACAACAAGATTAACTTAATGAATGAGTTAACCAAAATTAAAAACGTAATGAAAAAAGTGGTGCCTGACGCACCTCATGAAATATTACTTGTGTTGGACGGAAGTACAGGACAAAACGCAGTTGAACAATGCAAACAGTTTACTGCCGCTACCGATGTAAATGCTCTTGCCATCACAAAATTAGATGGCACCGCTAAAGGAGGCGTGGTTATTGGTATTTCGGATGAATTTAAAATTCCTGTAAAATATATTGGTGTTGGCGAAAAAATGACCGACCTGCAAGTGTTTACTGCCAATGAGTTTGTAGATAGTCTGTTTAGTAAGTAA
- a CDS encoding DUF4295 domain-containing protein — translation MAKKVVATLKSGKGKDFTKVIKMVRSEKTGAYNFREEIVHNDHIADFLKAK, via the coding sequence ATGGCAAAGAAAGTAGTTGCAACATTAAAAAGCGGTAAAGGAAAAGACTTTACTAAAGTAATTAAAATGGTAAGATCGGAAAAAACCGGTGCTTATAACTTCAGAGAAGAGATTGTTCACAACGATCACATCGCAGATTTCTTAAAAGCGAAGTAA
- the rpmG gene encoding 50S ribosomal protein L33, protein MAKKGNRIQVILECTEHKESGKPGTSRYITTKNKKNTTERIELKKYNSVLKRMTVHKEIK, encoded by the coding sequence ATGGCAAAAAAAGGCAATAGAATCCAAGTAATTTTAGAGTGTACCGAACATAAAGAAAGCGGTAAGCCGGGAACTTCCCGTTATATCACTACTAAAAATAAAAAAAATACAACTGAGCGTATCGAGTTAAAAAAATATAACTCTGTTCTTAAACGCATGACAGTTCACAAAGAAATTAAGTAA
- the rpmB gene encoding 50S ribosomal protein L28: MSRICQLTGKKAMGGNKVSFSNTKTRRQFKVNLKRKRFFIPETNEWIVLRVSTSAIKNINKKGISACLKEAKANGLLG, encoded by the coding sequence ATGTCACGTATTTGTCAGTTAACAGGAAAAAAAGCGATGGGCGGAAACAAAGTTTCGTTTTCAAACACCAAGACTCGTCGTCAATTTAAAGTGAATTTAAAGCGCAAGCGTTTCTTTATTCCAGAAACAAATGAGTGGATCGTATTACGCGTTTCTACTTCGGCGATTAAAAATATTAATAAAAAAGGCATAAGTGCCTGCTTAAAAGAAGCCAAAGCTAATGGCCTTCTAGGATAA